In Streptomyces sp. P3, one DNA window encodes the following:
- the hemG gene encoding protoporphyrinogen oxidase, which translates to MSATGTGRGQHVVVVGAGIAGLAAAHRLLGRGARVTVLEASDRVGGKLLPGEIAGVRVDLGAESMLARRPEAVALAREAGLAERLQPPATASASIWTRGALRPMPRGHVMGVPGTGDALSGVLSEEGVARIERDAGLPPTPLGEDVAVGEYVAARLGREVVDRLVEPLLGGVYAGDAYRISMRSAVPQLFQAARAHTSLTEAVREIQAKAAANQQTGPVFLGIEGGVGCLPLAVAASVEARGGEIHTRVPVSGLRRDAAGGWRVTAGERVLHADAVIVAVPAPAAAALLAAEAPGAAAELRTVEYASMALITLAYRRAGTTLPEGSGFLVPPVDGHAIKASTFASQKWGWIADEDPGTIVLRTSVGRYGETEILDREDADLVAVSRHDLREAVGLAAAPVETRVTRWTGGLPQYPVGHHARVARIREHVAKLPGLAVCGAQYDGVGIPACIASAYAAADQLGGDLGAVRDLAAAPVQSLHGGAGE; encoded by the coding sequence ATGAGCGCAACGGGTACGGGCAGGGGTCAACACGTCGTCGTCGTGGGAGCCGGCATCGCCGGACTGGCCGCGGCCCACCGGCTGCTCGGGCGCGGGGCCCGGGTCACCGTACTGGAGGCGTCGGACCGGGTCGGCGGCAAACTGCTGCCCGGCGAGATCGCGGGCGTGCGCGTGGACCTCGGCGCTGAGTCGATGCTGGCGCGCCGTCCCGAGGCGGTCGCCCTCGCGCGCGAGGCCGGCCTCGCCGAGCGTCTGCAGCCACCGGCCACCGCCTCCGCCTCGATCTGGACCCGCGGCGCCCTGCGCCCCATGCCCAGGGGCCACGTCATGGGCGTCCCCGGCACGGGCGACGCCCTGTCCGGCGTCCTGTCCGAGGAGGGCGTCGCCCGGATCGAGCGCGACGCCGGCCTGCCCCCCACACCGCTCGGGGAGGACGTGGCGGTCGGTGAGTACGTGGCCGCCCGTTTGGGCCGTGAGGTCGTCGATCGTCTCGTCGAACCGCTGCTGGGCGGGGTGTACGCCGGAGACGCCTACCGGATCTCGATGCGCTCGGCCGTCCCGCAGCTCTTCCAGGCGGCGCGCGCGCACACCTCCCTGACGGAGGCCGTCCGCGAGATCCAGGCCAAGGCCGCCGCGAACCAGCAGACCGGGCCGGTCTTCCTGGGGATCGAGGGCGGCGTGGGTTGCCTGCCGCTCGCGGTCGCCGCCTCCGTCGAGGCGCGCGGCGGAGAGATCCACACGCGCGTACCGGTGAGCGGGCTGCGCCGCGACGCAGCGGGCGGTTGGCGCGTCACCGCCGGGGAGCGGGTGCTCCACGCCGACGCCGTGATCGTCGCCGTCCCGGCACCGGCCGCCGCCGCGCTGCTGGCCGCCGAGGCCCCCGGTGCCGCGGCCGAGCTGCGCACGGTGGAGTACGCCTCCATGGCGCTGATCACGCTGGCCTACCGGCGCGCCGGGACCACCCTGCCCGAAGGCAGCGGCTTCCTCGTCCCGCCCGTCGACGGACACGCCATCAAGGCGTCCACGTTCGCCTCCCAGAAGTGGGGCTGGATCGCCGACGAGGACCCGGGCACGATCGTGCTGCGCACCTCGGTGGGGCGGTACGGCGAGACGGAGATCCTCGACCGCGAGGACGCCGACCTCGTCGCGGTGTCCCGCCACGACCTGCGCGAGGCCGTCGGCCTGGCCGCCGCGCCCGTCGAAACCCGCGTCACCCGCTGGACGGGCGGCCTGCCCCAGTACCCGGTCGGCCACCACGCGCGCGTGGCCCGCATCCGCGAGCACGTCGCGAAACTCCCCGGCCTCGCGGTGTGCGGCGCGCAGTACGACGGTGTGGGCATCCCGGCCTGCATCGCGAGCGCGTACGCCGCGGCCGACCAGCTCGGCGGCGATCTCGGCGCGGTACGGGACCTCGCGGCCGCCCCGGTGCAGAGTCTGCACGGCGGAGCGGGAGAATGA
- a CDS encoding alpha/beta hydrolase, with protein MRAAALHSAAGALLLTALSAVPAGGVPGAAAGRSPASGVALAAARAAAKGVAFGACAEAEELPAAMKCGTVAVPLDYARPDGKQIKLTVSLVQATRRDPHNSKHRVPRQGALVFNPGGPGGSGLYFPLTGLLPEWKRIGAAYDLVGYDPRGVGRSGPLSCQDPKRFFKGPSPAPTHPSESYKRERIAQAKAYAQGCAKRAGGALRHYNSLNNARDLDVLRAALGEERLTFMGASYGTYFGAVYATLFPSHVRRMVFDAAVNPDPAQIWYRNNLDQSMAFESRWTDFREWIAAHDDVYGLGATAQEVLSSYERARARLAAEPAGGTVGPSQLQGAFLQAGYYDDYWPARAQALSEYLKGDPKQLIAQAAPVRGAAAEAENANAVYTAVECNDASWPTDWKVWDRDNTRLARVAPFETWDNVWANLPCAYWPAPRQRPLDVRTGPGELAPTLILAAERDAAAPYDGALEMHRRLSGSVLVTERDAGTHGIAGGPNRCVNGHLEAYLLEGRLPARRSACAAHAEPKPLASR; from the coding sequence ATGAGAGCCGCCGCCCTCCACTCGGCTGCAGGAGCCCTGCTGCTGACCGCCCTCTCCGCCGTCCCGGCGGGCGGCGTCCCGGGCGCGGCCGCCGGGCGTTCCCCGGCGTCCGGTGTGGCGCTCGCCGCCGCGCGGGCCGCGGCGAAGGGCGTCGCCTTCGGGGCCTGCGCCGAGGCGGAGGAACTGCCCGCCGCCATGAAGTGCGGCACGGTCGCCGTACCGCTCGACTACGCCCGTCCGGACGGCAAGCAGATCAAACTGACCGTCAGCCTGGTGCAGGCCACCCGCCGAGACCCGCACAACAGCAAACATCGGGTGCCCCGGCAGGGCGCCCTGGTGTTCAACCCGGGCGGTCCCGGCGGCTCGGGGCTGTACTTCCCGCTGACCGGGCTCCTGCCGGAGTGGAAGCGCATCGGGGCGGCCTACGACCTCGTCGGCTACGACCCGCGCGGGGTCGGCCGCTCGGGGCCCCTGTCCTGCCAGGACCCCAAGCGCTTCTTCAAGGGCCCCTCCCCCGCGCCGACGCATCCCTCGGAGTCGTACAAGCGGGAGCGCATCGCGCAGGCCAAGGCGTACGCGCAGGGCTGCGCGAAGCGGGCGGGCGGCGCGCTGCGGCACTACAACTCGCTCAACAACGCCCGCGATCTGGACGTGCTGCGGGCCGCGCTGGGCGAGGAACGGCTGACGTTCATGGGCGCGTCGTACGGAACCTACTTCGGGGCGGTCTACGCGACCCTGTTCCCCTCCCACGTGCGGCGCATGGTGTTCGACGCGGCCGTGAACCCGGACCCGGCGCAGATCTGGTACCGCAACAACCTCGACCAGTCGATGGCGTTCGAGAGCCGCTGGACGGACTTCCGCGAATGGATCGCCGCGCACGACGACGTGTACGGCCTCGGCGCCACCGCGCAGGAGGTGCTGTCCAGCTACGAGCGGGCGCGGGCCCGGCTCGCCGCGGAGCCGGCCGGCGGGACGGTCGGGCCGAGCCAGCTCCAGGGCGCGTTCCTGCAGGCCGGGTACTACGACGACTACTGGCCCGCTCGTGCGCAGGCGCTGTCGGAGTACCTGAAGGGCGATCCGAAGCAGCTGATCGCGCAGGCCGCTCCGGTGCGGGGGGCCGCGGCGGAGGCGGAGAACGCGAACGCCGTGTACACGGCCGTGGAGTGCAACGACGCGTCGTGGCCGACGGACTGGAAGGTGTGGGACCGCGACAACACGCGCCTCGCGCGGGTCGCGCCGTTCGAGACCTGGGACAACGTGTGGGCGAACCTGCCCTGCGCGTACTGGCCGGCGCCACGGCAGCGGCCGCTCGACGTGCGGACGGGGCCGGGCGAGCTGGCGCCGACGCTGATCCTGGCCGCCGAGCGGGACGCCGCCGCGCCCTATGACGGTGCGCTGGAGATGCACCGCCGCCTGTCGGGGTCGGTGCTGGTGACGGAGCGGGACGCCGGCACCCACGGCATCGCGGGCGGTCCGAACCGCTGCGTCAACGGGCATCTCGAGGCGTATCTGCTGGAGGGACGTCTCCCGGCCCGGCGCTCCGCCTGCGCGGCGCACGCGGAGCCGAAACCGCTCGCGTCGCGGTAG
- the hemQ gene encoding hydrogen peroxide-dependent heme synthase yields MSDDASTTEPGRIPNKGKLAKDLNEVIRYTLWSVFRLKDALPEDRAGLADEVQELFDQLAAKDVTIRGTYDLSGLRADADLMIWWHAETADQLQEAYNLFRRTKLGRALEPVWSNMALHRPAEFNRSHIPAFLADETARDYVSVYPFVRSYDWYLLPDEDRRRMLADHGKMARGYPDVRANTVASFSLGDYEWILAFEADELHRIVDLMRHLRASEARMHVREEVPFYTGRRKSVADLVAGLA; encoded by the coding sequence ATGAGTGACGACGCCTCCACCACCGAGCCCGGCAGGATCCCCAACAAGGGCAAGCTGGCCAAGGACCTCAACGAGGTCATCCGTTACACCCTGTGGTCCGTCTTCAGGCTGAAGGACGCGCTGCCCGAGGACCGCGCGGGCCTCGCCGACGAGGTGCAGGAGCTGTTCGACCAGCTCGCGGCCAAGGACGTGACGATCCGCGGCACGTACGACCTGTCCGGTCTGCGCGCCGACGCCGACCTCATGATCTGGTGGCACGCCGAGACCGCCGACCAGCTCCAGGAGGCGTACAACCTCTTCCGCCGCACGAAACTGGGCCGCGCACTCGAGCCGGTCTGGTCGAACATGGCGCTGCACCGCCCCGCCGAGTTCAACCGCTCGCACATCCCGGCGTTCCTCGCCGACGAGACGGCCCGCGACTACGTGAGCGTCTACCCCTTCGTGCGCTCCTACGACTGGTACCTGCTGCCCGACGAGGACCGCCGCCGCATGCTCGCCGACCACGGCAAGATGGCCCGCGGCTATCCGGACGTCCGCGCCAACACGGTCGCCTCGTTCTCGCTCGGCGACTACGAGTGGATCCTGGCCTTCGAGGCCGACGAGCTGCACCGCATCGTCGACCTCATGCGTCACCTGCGTGCCTCGGAGGCCCGTATGCACGTCCGCGAGGAGGTCCCGTTCTACACGGGCCGCCGCAAGTCCGTGGCGGATCTCGTCGCCGGGCTGGCCTGA
- a CDS encoding rhomboid family intramembrane serine protease: MVIPVHDVNPVRRTPVVTYALIAANVLVFWFMPGLSGSVAGDSGLAQTCHLHAFLEHWAAVPRELIDHRFPQLVPTGEVRGASCQLGPPDYTKSPALSVLTAMFLHGGWLHLLGNMLFLLIFGNNIEDRMGHVRFAVFYLVCGYAASYGFALVNSDSTDPLIGASGAIAGVLGAYLVLYPKARVWVLVPFLVFLPLRLPAWLVLGFWFALQAVYSSGEGVSGAGTVAYAAHVVGFLAGMLLGWPLKPGTPAPPEPRGLLFGRRARPRHTW; this comes from the coding sequence GTGGTCATCCCCGTGCATGACGTGAACCCCGTGCGCCGCACCCCGGTGGTGACGTACGCGCTGATCGCCGCGAACGTCCTCGTGTTCTGGTTCATGCCGGGCCTGTCCGGTTCCGTGGCGGGCGACAGCGGCCTGGCCCAGACGTGCCATCTGCACGCCTTCCTCGAACACTGGGCGGCCGTGCCGCGCGAGTTGATCGACCATCGGTTTCCGCAGCTCGTCCCCACCGGCGAGGTGCGGGGCGCATCCTGCCAGCTGGGCCCGCCGGACTACACCAAGTCCCCGGCGCTGAGCGTGCTCACGGCGATGTTCCTGCACGGCGGCTGGTTGCATCTGCTGGGCAACATGCTGTTTCTGCTGATTTTCGGCAACAACATCGAGGACCGCATGGGGCATGTCCGCTTCGCGGTCTTCTACCTCGTGTGCGGCTATGCCGCCTCGTACGGTTTCGCCCTGGTCAACTCCGACTCCACCGATCCGCTGATCGGCGCGTCGGGTGCGATCGCGGGCGTGCTGGGCGCCTACCTGGTGCTGTATCCGAAGGCCCGGGTGTGGGTTCTCGTGCCGTTCCTGGTGTTTCTGCCGCTGCGTCTGCCCGCCTGGCTGGTACTGGGCTTCTGGTTCGCGCTGCAGGCGGTGTACTCCTCGGGCGAGGGCGTCTCGGGCGCCGGGACCGTGGCGTACGCGGCGCACGTGGTCGGCTTCCTCGCGGGGATGCTGCTCGGCTGGCCGCTCAAGCCCGGCACGCCGGCGCCGCCGGAGCCGCGCGGCCTGCTGTTCGGCAGGCGGGCGCGTCCCCGGCACACCTGGTGA
- a CDS encoding DUF4142 domain-containing protein → MRPRPPVQGRGIFSGTGLIITCLAATLAALVFPIWSYADRADSGVDVLNAQTVSTQYGPLSALDREFVAKVRLAGLWELPAGRQAETKGTTEAVRAAGRHLVEGHAFLDDRVRVVASQLGLSLPNEPNDQQQGWLSQLTSAQGRQYDWEFANILRLAHGRVFSVVAQVRASTRNSLVRALADDANTTVLDHIKVLEATGYVDFDALARDMAADVKPPLDRSPAPPGPTTDPGPVVPLTASPDPTYPLPPAAASPPPVG, encoded by the coding sequence ATGCGACCGCGACCCCCGGTCCAGGGCAGAGGCATCTTCAGCGGCACCGGGCTCATCATCACGTGCCTGGCCGCCACTCTCGCAGCGCTGGTCTTCCCGATCTGGTCGTACGCCGACCGCGCGGACTCCGGTGTGGACGTGCTCAACGCGCAGACCGTGTCGACACAGTACGGACCGCTGTCCGCGCTGGACCGGGAGTTCGTCGCCAAGGTCCGGCTGGCGGGACTGTGGGAGTTGCCCGCCGGCCGCCAGGCGGAGACGAAGGGCACCACCGAGGCGGTGCGCGCGGCGGGCAGGCACCTCGTCGAGGGACACGCCTTCCTGGACGATCGGGTCCGCGTCGTCGCCTCCCAGCTGGGCCTGTCGCTGCCGAACGAACCCAACGACCAGCAACAGGGCTGGCTGAGTCAGCTGACCTCGGCCCAGGGCCGCCAGTACGACTGGGAGTTCGCCAACATCCTGCGCCTCGCGCACGGCCGGGTGTTCTCCGTCGTCGCCCAGGTACGGGCGAGCACCCGCAACTCCCTGGTCCGGGCGCTCGCCGACGACGCCAACACCACCGTGCTGGACCACATCAAGGTTCTGGAGGCCACCGGGTACGTCGACTTCGACGCCCTCGCCCGGGACATGGCTGCCGACGTCAAGCCGCCTCTGGACCGCTCACCCGCCCCGCCGGGCCCGACGACCGACCCCGGACCGGTCGTACCGCTCACCGCGTCGCCGGACCCCACCTACCCGCTCCCGCCGGCCGCGGCCAGTCCGCCGCCCGTCGGCTGA
- the hemE gene encoding uroporphyrinogen decarboxylase, with product MSANESPAGRQPTATYDSAFMKACRREPVPHTPVWFMRQAGRSLPEYRKVREGVPMLESCMRPELVTEITLQPVRRHDVDAAIYFSDIVVPLKAIGIDLDIKPGVGPVVERPIRTRADLARLRDLTPEDVSYVTEAVGLLTAELGATPLIGFAGAPFTLASYLVEGGPSRTYENAKAMMYGDPALWADLLDRLAEITAAFLKVQIEAGASAVQLFDSWAGALAPEDYRRSVLPASAKVFRAVEGYGVPRIHFGVGTGELLRLMGEAGADVVGVDWRVPLDEAARRVGPGKALQGNLDPTVLFAGAEAVEVKAREVLDAAAGLEGHVFNLGHGVMPATDPDALTRLVEYVHTRTAR from the coding sequence GTGAGTGCGAACGAGAGCCCGGCGGGCCGGCAGCCGACAGCGACCTACGACAGCGCCTTCATGAAGGCGTGCAGGCGTGAGCCCGTTCCGCACACGCCCGTGTGGTTCATGCGGCAGGCCGGACGCTCGCTGCCGGAGTACCGCAAGGTCCGCGAGGGCGTCCCGATGCTGGAGTCCTGCATGCGGCCCGAGCTGGTCACGGAGATCACCCTCCAGCCCGTGCGCCGGCACGACGTGGACGCGGCGATCTACTTCAGCGACATCGTGGTCCCCCTCAAGGCCATCGGCATCGACCTCGACATCAAGCCCGGCGTCGGCCCGGTCGTCGAACGCCCGATCCGCACCCGCGCCGACCTCGCCCGGCTGCGCGACCTCACCCCCGAGGACGTCTCCTACGTCACCGAGGCCGTCGGACTGCTCACGGCCGAGCTCGGCGCCACCCCGCTGATCGGTTTCGCGGGCGCCCCTTTCACCCTCGCGAGCTACCTCGTCGAGGGCGGGCCGTCGCGCACGTACGAGAACGCCAAGGCGATGATGTACGGCGACCCCGCACTCTGGGCCGATCTGCTGGACCGTCTCGCCGAGATCACGGCGGCCTTCCTCAAGGTGCAGATCGAGGCCGGGGCGAGCGCCGTCCAGCTCTTCGACTCCTGGGCGGGCGCGCTCGCCCCGGAGGACTACCGCCGCTCCGTGCTGCCCGCCTCCGCGAAGGTGTTCCGCGCGGTCGAGGGCTACGGCGTCCCGCGCATCCACTTCGGCGTGGGCACCGGTGAGCTGCTGCGGCTCATGGGCGAGGCCGGCGCGGACGTCGTCGGTGTCGACTGGCGCGTCCCGCTCGACGAGGCCGCCCGTCGGGTCGGCCCCGGCAAGGCGCTCCAGGGCAACCTCGACCCGACGGTCCTGTTCGCCGGCGCCGAGGCCGTCGAGGTCAAGGCCCGCGAGGTCCTGGACGCGGCCGCCGGACTCGAGGGCCATGTCTTCAACCTCGGCCACGGCGTCATGCCCGCCACCGACCCGGACGCGCTGACCCGTCTTGTCGAGTACGTCCACACGCGGACGGCCCGCTGA
- a CDS encoding FAD-dependent oxidoreductase — protein MSIERLVVIGGDAAGMSAASRARRLKGPEELEIVAFERGHFTSYSACGIPYWVGGDVAGRDDLVARTPKEHRARGIDLRLRTEVTEIDVAGRRVRARAVDSGAWSWTSYDKLVVATGARPVRPDLPGADAAGVHGVQTLDDGQALIDTLSRARGRRAVVVGAGYIGVEMAEALINRGYEVTVVNRGSEPMSTLDPDMGRLVHVAMEAMGIAMVNDAEVTEVCTTRDGRVRAVRTEDAEYPADVVVLGIGVRPETALAQAAGLPVGGHGGLLTDLAMRVRGHEEIWAGGDCVEVLDLVSGQERHIALGTHANKHGQVIGANVAGGYATFPGVVGTAVSKVCELEIARTGLREKDAHRAGLRFETVTVESTSRAGYYPGASPMTVKMLAERRTGRLLGVQIVGREGAAKRVDVAAVALTAGMTVEQMTSLDLGYAPPFSPVWDPVLVAARKATAKVHGSGRG, from the coding sequence ATGAGCATCGAGCGACTGGTCGTGATCGGCGGGGACGCCGCGGGCATGTCCGCGGCGTCCCGGGCCCGCCGTCTGAAGGGGCCCGAGGAGCTGGAGATCGTGGCCTTCGAACGCGGGCACTTCACGTCCTACTCGGCGTGCGGCATCCCCTACTGGGTGGGCGGCGACGTCGCCGGGCGGGACGATCTCGTCGCCCGCACCCCGAAGGAGCACCGCGCGCGCGGGATCGATCTGCGGCTGCGCACCGAGGTCACCGAGATCGACGTGGCCGGACGGCGGGTACGCGCGCGTGCGGTGGATTCCGGGGCGTGGTCCTGGACGTCGTACGACAAGCTCGTCGTCGCGACCGGGGCCCGCCCGGTCCGGCCGGACCTGCCCGGTGCGGACGCGGCCGGTGTGCACGGGGTGCAGACCCTGGACGACGGTCAGGCGCTGATCGACACGCTGTCCCGCGCGCGGGGACGACGGGCCGTGGTCGTGGGGGCCGGCTACATCGGAGTGGAGATGGCCGAGGCGCTCATCAACCGCGGTTACGAGGTGACGGTCGTCAACCGGGGCAGCGAGCCGATGTCGACCCTCGACCCGGACATGGGCCGGCTGGTGCACGTGGCGATGGAGGCAATGGGCATCGCCATGGTGAACGACGCCGAGGTGACCGAGGTGTGCACGACGCGGGACGGCCGGGTCCGGGCGGTGCGCACCGAGGACGCCGAGTACCCGGCGGACGTGGTGGTCCTGGGCATCGGCGTCCGGCCGGAGACGGCGCTCGCGCAGGCCGCCGGTCTGCCGGTGGGCGGGCACGGCGGACTGCTCACCGACCTGGCGATGCGGGTGCGCGGCCACGAGGAGATCTGGGCCGGCGGCGACTGCGTCGAGGTCCTCGACCTGGTCTCGGGCCAGGAGCGCCACATCGCCCTGGGCACCCACGCCAACAAGCACGGGCAGGTCATCGGCGCCAATGTCGCAGGCGGTTACGCCACGTTTCCGGGTGTGGTCGGCACCGCCGTCAGCAAGGTCTGCGAACTGGAGATCGCCCGGACCGGGCTGCGCGAGAAGGACGCGCACAGGGCGGGCCTGCGCTTCGAGACGGTCACCGTCGAGTCGACCAGCCGGGCCGGTTACTACCCCGGTGCCTCCCCGATGACGGTCAAGATGCTCGCCGAGCGCAGGACGGGCCGTCTGCTGGGCGTCCAGATCGTCGGGCGGGAGGGCGCGGCCAAGCGGGTCGACGTCGCGGCGGTGGCGCTGACCGCCGGGATGACGGTGGAGCAGATGACGTCCCTCGACCTGGGCTACGCGCCGCCGTTCAGCCCGGTGTGGGACCCGGTGCTGGTGGCTGCCAGGAAGGCCACGGCGAAGGTGCACGGCAGCGGGCGGGGGTAG
- a CDS encoding DUF4349 domain-containing protein codes for MRTRRSSGRPARRSARPAHALAGLLLAAGLVLTGCSSGADDSGSTASDKAAAGDAAARETGAPSDADAKEGAGASGSKATAAPRPAANRIIRTATLTVQVKDVSKALDEARTTTENAGGYVGDETTVRDEDDAERTRVVLRIPVEKYDDVLAGLQGAGKLLERTAKAQDVTDQVVDVESRIASQRVSVARVRELMDRAVKLSDVVALEGELSNREAALEALLAQQASLKDRTSLATITLTLAEKPAVEAVEDDDPGFVDAVTGGWGAFVTVLRWIAVAFGATLPFLAAGLLLLLVWLRLVRPRRRAAEATWAQLGVPGQSGAAQSGAGQVGAARTGSGPAGSGEAGAGRSEATAGEPGQD; via the coding sequence ATGCGCACACGACGATCCTCAGGACGCCCCGCGCGCCGTTCCGCACGGCCCGCCCACGCCCTGGCCGGCCTTCTGCTGGCCGCGGGCCTCGTGCTCACCGGCTGCAGCAGCGGCGCGGACGACAGCGGGAGCACCGCGTCCGACAAGGCCGCCGCCGGTGACGCGGCCGCCCGGGAGACGGGCGCCCCGTCGGACGCTGACGCGAAGGAGGGAGCGGGTGCGAGCGGCTCGAAGGCCACCGCGGCTCCCCGGCCCGCCGCGAACCGCATCATCCGCACCGCCACCCTGACCGTGCAGGTCAAGGACGTCTCCAAGGCCCTCGACGAGGCGCGGACGACCACCGAGAACGCCGGCGGCTATGTGGGCGACGAGACGACCGTCCGGGACGAGGACGACGCCGAGCGGACCCGTGTGGTGCTGCGGATCCCCGTCGAGAAGTACGACGACGTGCTCGCCGGCCTCCAGGGCGCGGGCAAGCTGCTGGAGCGCACGGCGAAGGCCCAGGACGTGACCGACCAGGTCGTCGACGTCGAGAGCCGGATCGCCTCGCAGCGGGTCAGCGTCGCCCGGGTCCGTGAGCTGATGGACCGGGCCGTCAAGCTGAGCGACGTGGTCGCCCTGGAGGGCGAACTGAGCAACCGTGAGGCGGCGCTGGAGGCGCTGCTCGCGCAGCAGGCCTCCCTCAAGGACCGCACGAGCCTTGCGACCATCACTTTGACCCTGGCGGAGAAGCCGGCCGTGGAGGCCGTCGAGGACGACGACCCGGGCTTCGTTGACGCGGTGACGGGCGGCTGGGGCGCGTTCGTGACGGTGCTGCGCTGGATCGCCGTGGCGTTCGGCGCGACGCTGCCGTTCCTCGCGGCGGGTCTGCTGCTCCTGCTGGTGTGGCTGCGGCTGGTGCGGCCGCGCCGCCGGGCCGCAGAGGCGACCTGGGCGCAGCTGGGCGTCCCGGGCCAGTCCGGGGCCGCGCAGTCCGGGGCCGGCCAGGTGGGCGCCGCGCGGACCGGGAGTGGACCGGCGGGGAGCGGGGAGGCCGGGGCCGGGCGGAGCGAGGCCACGGCGGGCGAGCCCGGACAGGACTGA
- a CDS encoding DUF692 domain-containing protein, with protein sequence MVRLGTGIGWRPEIADAVERMQGIDWVEAVAENLCPGHLPDSLLRLRERGVTVIPHGVSLGLGDAERPDAGRLTALAERAEALGSPLVTEHIAFVRAGGPLTASARLEAGHLLPVPRTRDALDVLCENVRIAQEQLPVPLAVENIAALVAWPGEEMTEGQFLYELADRTGVRLLVDVANLHTNHVNRGEDPVEALSGLPLEALAYVHVAGGFERDGVWHDSHAHPVPRPVLDVLTELASRVSPPGVLLERDDNFPQPAELERELGVIREAVELGSARRGATVTTDADVLPAATRIPVPARTAAGAAEGAGTATACAEIAVAAGAATGAGAAIMTTTAYAKVAVTAGAATACADIAVAAGAATAWADIAVAAGAATACEDVAVADGAAAGVVARRPERTPPGEAIRQRLGLAQTALLSALVAGTPVPEGFDRVRLGVQARALAAKRADVVAKVAPELPQILGSGYRAAFVAYAAGHPMHAGYRQDALDFAAQLLGEGRPVEGRARRELRRWWLDRSGPVPRRSSRLGLGLGLGLGQVGRSLIRR encoded by the coding sequence ATGGTGCGACTGGGAACGGGGATCGGCTGGCGGCCGGAGATCGCGGACGCCGTGGAGCGCATGCAGGGCATCGACTGGGTCGAGGCCGTCGCCGAGAACCTGTGTCCCGGCCACCTGCCGGACTCGCTGCTGCGGCTGCGCGAGCGCGGGGTCACCGTGATCCCGCACGGCGTATCGCTCGGGCTCGGCGACGCGGAGCGCCCCGACGCGGGCCGGCTGACCGCACTCGCCGAACGGGCCGAGGCCCTCGGCTCGCCGCTGGTCACCGAGCACATCGCGTTCGTCCGCGCGGGCGGCCCGCTGACGGCGTCCGCACGGCTGGAAGCCGGGCATCTGCTGCCCGTGCCGCGCACCCGGGACGCGCTCGACGTGCTGTGCGAGAACGTGCGCATCGCGCAGGAGCAGCTGCCCGTCCCGCTGGCCGTCGAGAACATCGCCGCGCTCGTGGCGTGGCCCGGCGAGGAGATGACCGAGGGACAGTTTCTGTACGAGCTGGCCGACCGCACCGGTGTGCGCCTGCTCGTCGATGTGGCCAACCTGCACACCAACCACGTCAACCGGGGTGAGGACCCCGTCGAGGCGCTCTCCGGGCTGCCGTTGGAGGCCCTCGCCTACGTTCATGTCGCGGGCGGCTTCGAGCGGGACGGTGTCTGGCACGACAGCCACGCCCACCCGGTGCCCCGCCCGGTCCTCGACGTCCTGACCGAGCTCGCGTCCCGGGTGTCGCCGCCGGGAGTTCTGTTGGAGCGGGACGACAATTTTCCCCAACCAGCCGAACTGGAGAGGGAGTTGGGCGTGATCCGGGAGGCCGTGGAGCTCGGCTCTGCCCGTCGCGGAGCAACCGTGACCACCGACGCGGACGTCCTGCCCGCGGCCACGCGGATCCCCGTGCCGGCTCGGACCGCGGCCGGGGCTGCAGAGGGAGCGGGCACGGCAACCGCTTGCGCGGAAATCGCCGTTGCGGCCGGGGCTGCAACGGGAGCCGGCGCCGCAATCATGACTACAACCGCTTATGCAAAAGTTGCCGTTACCGCAGGGGCTGCAACCGCTTGCGCAGACATTGCCGTCGCCGCAGGGGCTGCAACCGCTTGGGCAGACATTGCCGTCGCCGCAGGGGCTGCAACCGCTTGCGAAGACGTTGCAGTTGCGGACGGTGCTGCCGCAGGCGTCGTCGCCCGCAGGCCGGAGCGGACCCCTCCCGGTGAGGCGATCCGTCAGCGTCTCGGCCTCGCCCAGACGGCCCTGTTGTCCGCGCTCGTCGCCGGGACACCGGTTCCTGAAGGTTTCGACCGGGTGCGACTCGGCGTCCAGGCCCGGGCGCTGGCAGCGAAGCGGGCCGACGTGGTGGCGAAGGTGGCGCCGGAGCTGCCGCAGATACTGGGAAGCGGTTACCGAGCGGCTTTCGTCGCCTACGCGGCGGGCCACCCGATGCACGCCGGTTACCGGCAGGACGCCCTCGACTTCGCCGCACAGCTCCTCGGGGAGGGCCGCCCCGTGGAGGGACGGGCCCGCCGTGAGTTGCGCCGCTGGTGGCTCGATCGCTCGGGCCCCGTTCCCCGCCGGAGCTCGCGGCTCGGGCTCGGGCTCGGGCTCGGGCTCGGGCAGGTGGGACGGTCACTGATCCGCCGATGA